A region of Chitinophaga horti DNA encodes the following proteins:
- a CDS encoding murein hydrolase activator EnvC family protein → MKRIIPFILLLTFTVPAIVYAQQTREELERQKRELQQELAEAQAALNETKKSSKQSLMQLNALRKKIQTREGMIRNINGEINFINGDINTALRDVKTLERDLDTLRAQYAQQVVYAYKNRGTYGMLNFVFSAQSFNDAVRRYEYMKRYREYRKRQADNIVQTTGQLKLKVKNLEEQRGKRAVVLKTEQEQREVLERDRKEKNELVTQLRGKEKELNADIAKSKKEQQRIQANIRTIINREMEEARKRAAAEEAARKAAEAERRKRAAAEEAARKAAAAAANNNATENNNAANPPAKPATPTPPPAKPAAAEKPVTMFNDGSEFANLSGRFEDNRGKLPWPVTSGTVVAEWGEQQVDELKIRMKSMGIQIVTQKGAAVRAAFDGEVLAVYNAGGGSGWSVIISHGRYFTNYVHLSSYSVKKGDKVKTGQSLGTVQFNAEENKNLLEFQIYKDSGENSLNPRSWLAPR, encoded by the coding sequence TTGAAAAGAATTATCCCATTTATCTTGCTGCTCACCTTTACCGTTCCTGCTATTGTGTACGCACAACAAACGCGGGAGGAACTTGAACGCCAGAAAAGGGAACTGCAACAGGAGCTGGCCGAAGCCCAGGCGGCACTGAATGAAACGAAAAAATCTTCCAAACAAAGTTTGATGCAGCTGAACGCGCTGCGTAAAAAGATACAGACCCGGGAAGGCATGATCCGCAACATCAATGGTGAGATCAACTTTATAAACGGGGATATCAATACTGCCCTGCGCGATGTAAAAACGCTGGAGCGCGACCTGGATACACTTAGGGCACAATATGCACAACAGGTAGTGTACGCGTATAAGAACCGCGGTACCTACGGCATGCTCAACTTCGTATTTTCTGCCCAAAGCTTTAACGATGCCGTACGCCGTTATGAGTACATGAAGCGTTACCGCGAATACCGCAAGCGCCAGGCCGACAATATTGTGCAAACCACCGGGCAGTTGAAACTGAAAGTGAAGAACCTGGAAGAGCAGCGTGGTAAACGTGCCGTAGTGCTTAAAACGGAGCAGGAGCAACGCGAAGTGCTGGAGCGTGACCGTAAGGAGAAAAATGAGCTGGTGACCCAGTTGCGCGGTAAGGAAAAAGAACTGAACGCCGATATCGCAAAAAGTAAAAAGGAGCAACAACGGATACAGGCCAACATTCGAACGATCATCAATCGTGAGATGGAGGAAGCGCGTAAACGTGCCGCCGCGGAAGAAGCAGCCCGTAAAGCCGCGGAAGCCGAGCGCCGTAAACGTGCCGCTGCGGAGGAAGCTGCCCGCAAAGCCGCCGCTGCCGCCGCTAATAACAATGCGACTGAAAACAATAACGCCGCTAATCCACCGGCGAAACCGGCAACACCCACACCGCCTCCAGCTAAACCTGCCGCTGCAGAAAAGCCGGTTACGATGTTTAATGATGGTTCCGAGTTCGCTAATCTCTCGGGGCGCTTCGAAGATAACCGCGGTAAACTGCCATGGCCGGTGACCTCGGGCACAGTAGTAGCGGAGTGGGGCGAGCAGCAGGTAGATGAGCTGAAGATCAGGATGAAGTCGATGGGTATCCAGATCGTTACGCAGAAAGGTGCCGCGGTACGTGCCGCCTTCGATGGTGAGGTGCTGGCAGTGTACAATGCGGGAGGAGGCAGTGGCTGGAGTGTGATCATTTCACACGGCCGTTACTTCACTAACTACGTACACTTAAGTTCTTATTCCGTAAAGAAAGGCGACAAGGTAAAAACCGGCCAGTCGCTCGGAACAGTGCAGTTCAATGCAGAAGAAAATAAGAACCTGCTGGAATTCCAGATCTATAAAGACAGCGGTGAGAACAGCCTGAACCCACGTTCATGGCTCGCACCGAGATAA
- a CDS encoding DUF4292 domain-containing protein → MRRTVLLQSIVAILSLALLSCGSAKKITRASFPSDTTGVVKKDSSAATNEADRALAAGIVEKMKANHIDFKTFEAKLKVDYANDKGTSFNNIRVNIRMIKDSVIWISASVLILDDVVRCMITKDSLKLVNRKDKTVMLRDIAQARETLNIPFDFNTLQDLLVGNAIYFNDSISNIVKTNSVVSFTCQHPELVSLFNVFADDFGLQQSKVTDKDAAGRSCELTYGEYKNVQGRKFPTQRRIYIEEKNILKIAMDFKDKIEFDSPVSIPFRVPANYTKE, encoded by the coding sequence ATGAGAAGAACTGTCTTACTACAAAGCATTGTTGCCATCCTGAGCCTGGCGCTATTATCCTGCGGTTCCGCTAAAAAGATTACGCGGGCCAGCTTTCCTTCCGATACGACCGGCGTTGTGAAAAAAGATTCCTCTGCTGCCACCAATGAAGCCGATCGCGCGCTGGCGGCAGGCATCGTAGAAAAAATGAAGGCCAATCACATCGACTTCAAAACATTTGAAGCAAAGCTGAAAGTGGATTACGCCAACGACAAAGGCACCTCTTTCAATAATATCCGCGTGAACATTCGTATGATCAAAGATAGTGTGATCTGGATCTCAGCTTCTGTATTGATCCTGGATGACGTCGTGCGTTGTATGATCACGAAAGACAGTCTGAAACTGGTGAACAGGAAAGACAAGACCGTGATGCTGCGCGACATTGCACAGGCCCGCGAAACCCTGAACATTCCGTTCGACTTCAATACCCTGCAGGACCTGCTCGTAGGTAATGCCATCTATTTTAATGACTCGATCAGCAATATCGTAAAAACCAACTCCGTGGTATCGTTTACCTGTCAGCACCCGGAACTGGTGAGCCTGTTCAATGTTTTTGCCGATGATTTTGGCTTGCAGCAGAGTAAAGTCACCGACAAGGATGCGGCAGGCCGTTCCTGCGAGCTCACCTATGGTGAATATAAGAACGTTCAGGGGCGCAAATTTCCCACCCAGCGCCGCATTTATATAGAAGAGAAGAACATTTTAAAGATCGCGATGGACTTTAAAGATAAGATTGAGTTTGACTCGCCTGTGTCCATTCCGTTCCGTGTACCGGCCAACTATACCAAAGAATAA
- a CDS encoding tetratricopeptide repeat protein yields the protein MRTTLSIILIMAGLWAAACKSGKNAQRGRVSVIRDPGLLQQRADSFFYAAQRSKMLGDYRTAITHYSDCLRLDPDNATAYYEVGRLFMELRNAQYALGFTRKAVVLDSTNKWFKMALADAFAVNEMFDSAALVYATLSRQFPENDDYKFNHGAFLSRADKLTEALNVFTKLEEKTGPVEEVVYQRQKLLVKLNRLDEAAAEIHKLVELNPDEPRYYLLLAELYDANDMIPQAKAMYDTILQKDPYHPRALIAFATYAKKERRMDDYWKFLTRAFANPDYSIDEKVAYVFPYLQMQSLDSAKLEEGLLLSNLIINAHPEEAKAFALRADMFSQADIIDSALVNYRKAVTLDSSRFTVWYQLMWLYSRNDQADSLLHVSETATQLFPQEFMGFYFNGMANYFKQQYDKAVKSLNRSLQIGAGEPRYRADVYALLGDVYHATGQHRLSDSSYDNALAIRPKDDVVLNNYSYYLSMRGEKLEKAEQMSRYSLELRPDNPVYLDTYAWILFRMGRYELARQWIEKALQHPQAQQDPDVLEHYGDILFNLKEEEKAVMYWQQAKEKGASSISLARKIAEKRYIKPGAASQQ from the coding sequence ATGCGTACGACCCTTAGCATCATATTGATCATGGCCGGTTTGTGGGCTGCCGCCTGCAAGTCCGGCAAAAACGCACAGCGTGGCCGCGTGTCTGTTATCAGAGACCCCGGCCTGCTGCAACAGCGTGCGGACAGCTTTTTCTATGCCGCACAACGATCTAAAATGCTGGGGGACTATCGCACCGCTATTACCCACTACTCCGATTGTCTTCGCCTCGACCCGGACAATGCCACTGCTTATTACGAAGTAGGCCGCCTGTTCATGGAGCTGCGTAACGCGCAATATGCACTGGGCTTCACGCGTAAAGCCGTAGTGCTGGACAGTACGAACAAATGGTTCAAAATGGCGCTGGCAGATGCCTTCGCCGTAAACGAAATGTTCGACAGTGCTGCCCTCGTATACGCTACATTAAGCCGCCAGTTCCCCGAAAACGACGACTACAAGTTTAACCATGGCGCCTTCCTTTCCCGGGCAGATAAGTTGACCGAGGCGCTGAACGTTTTCACGAAGCTGGAAGAAAAAACCGGTCCCGTTGAAGAGGTAGTGTACCAGCGGCAAAAGCTGCTCGTCAAACTAAACCGCCTGGATGAAGCCGCGGCCGAAATCCACAAACTGGTAGAGTTGAATCCGGACGAGCCGCGTTATTACCTTTTGCTCGCCGAATTGTACGACGCCAACGACATGATTCCCCAGGCGAAAGCCATGTACGATACCATCCTGCAGAAAGATCCTTACCATCCGCGTGCGCTGATCGCATTTGCCACGTACGCTAAAAAGGAACGCCGGATGGACGACTACTGGAAGTTCCTGACCCGCGCCTTCGCTAATCCCGACTACAGCATCGATGAAAAAGTAGCGTATGTTTTTCCATACCTGCAAATGCAGTCCCTGGACAGTGCCAAACTGGAAGAAGGCCTGCTGCTCAGTAACCTGATCATCAATGCCCATCCGGAGGAAGCAAAAGCATTTGCCCTGCGTGCAGATATGTTTTCGCAGGCCGATATCATTGACAGTGCGCTGGTGAACTATCGCAAGGCGGTAACGCTGGATAGCTCGCGGTTTACCGTCTGGTACCAGCTGATGTGGTTATACTCCCGCAACGACCAGGCAGATTCGCTGTTACATGTGAGCGAAACCGCCACCCAGTTATTCCCGCAGGAGTTTATGGGATTCTACTTCAACGGCATGGCGAACTACTTTAAGCAGCAGTACGATAAGGCCGTAAAATCGCTCAATCGCTCTTTACAGATCGGCGCAGGCGAACCGCGTTATCGTGCGGACGTATATGCCCTGCTGGGCGATGTGTACCACGCGACGGGGCAGCACCGCCTGTCGGACAGTAGTTACGATAACGCACTGGCCATTCGTCCGAAGGATGATGTAGTACTGAATAACTACAGCTATTACCTGTCGATGCGCGGCGAAAAGCTGGAAAAGGCCGAGCAGATGTCGCGCTACTCCCTGGAGTTGCGGCCCGACAATCCGGTATACCTCGATACCTATGCCTGGATATTATTCCGCATGGGCCGGTACGAATTGGCACGGCAGTGGATAGAAAAGGCATTACAACACCCACAGGCGCAACAGGACCCGGACGTGCTGGAGCACTATGGCGATATCCTGTTCAACCTGAAAGAAGAAGAAAAAGCAGTGATGTACTGGCAGCAGGCAAAAGAAAAGGGCGCATCGTCCATCAGCCTGGCCAGGAAAATTGCAGAGAAACGATATATTAAACCAGGGGCTGCATCGCAGCAATAA
- the dut gene encoding dUTP diphosphatase, which produces MADILVKFINKSDNPLPAYATSDAAGMDLRANLETPITLQPLERTLVPTGLFMEMPSGYEAQVRPRSGLAIKQGLTLLNTPGTIDADYRGEIKIIIINLSNEPQTIQHADRIAQMVIAPVVQVKITEAAELTDTERGAGGFGHTGKS; this is translated from the coding sequence ATGGCAGATATTTTAGTCAAATTCATTAATAAGTCCGACAATCCATTGCCGGCTTATGCTACGTCCGACGCGGCTGGTATGGACCTTCGCGCTAACCTCGAAACACCCATCACCCTGCAACCGCTGGAACGTACGCTGGTACCAACCGGCCTGTTCATGGAAATGCCTTCCGGTTACGAAGCGCAGGTGCGCCCACGCAGCGGTCTGGCCATCAAACAAGGTCTTACCCTGTTAAACACGCCCGGCACGATAGATGCAGATTACAGGGGAGAGATCAAAATAATTATCATCAACTTGTCTAACGAACCGCAAACCATTCAGCATGCCGACCGCATTGCACAAATGGTGATTGCGCCGGTAGTACAGGTGAAAATAACCGAAGCAGCCGAACTGACCGATACGGAACGTGGCGCAGGCGGCTTTGGTCATACCGGGAAATCGTAA
- the ispF gene encoding 2-C-methyl-D-erythritol 2,4-cyclodiphosphate synthase, whose protein sequence is MSNLRIGFGVDFHQLVEGRDFWLGGVLVPHEKGALGHSDADVLLHAICDAMLGAAALGDIGVHFPDTDQTYKNIDSKILLKRSMELIAEKGFSVVNMDATLCLQAPKIKPFVPQMQEVIAKLLELTTDEVSIKATTTEKLGFVGREEGVVAYATVLLEKQQSSVR, encoded by the coding sequence ATGAGTAATTTAAGAATCGGCTTTGGTGTAGACTTTCACCAATTGGTAGAGGGCAGGGATTTTTGGTTAGGTGGCGTATTGGTGCCGCATGAAAAAGGCGCATTAGGTCATAGTGATGCAGACGTTTTGTTACACGCAATTTGTGATGCCATGCTGGGCGCAGCTGCGCTGGGCGACATCGGTGTACATTTTCCCGACACGGACCAGACTTACAAAAACATTGACAGTAAGATCCTGTTAAAGCGCAGTATGGAACTGATCGCAGAGAAAGGCTTCAGCGTAGTGAATATGGACGCAACGCTTTGCCTGCAGGCACCTAAAATAAAACCGTTCGTGCCGCAGATGCAGGAGGTGATTGCCAAACTGCTGGAGCTTACGACAGACGAAGTATCCATTAAAGCTACCACCACCGAAAAGCTGGGATTTGTGGGCCGGGAAGAAGGCGTAGTCGCCTATGCTACCGTGTTGCTCGAAAAGCAGCAGAGCAGCGTACGATAG
- the porV gene encoding type IX secretion system outer membrane channel protein PorV, which yields MYRRIITAVACILSLSLTQKAFAQDTLSTGRLDGRMNAINTAVPFLRISPDARSGAMGDVGIAISPDANSIFWNLSKVPFASKNSAVAVTYTPWLKELVNDVFLATVSGYTKLDENSAVSGSLRYFSLGTIEFTDFTGGSLGNYRPREFAIDAGYARRLSENFGMGVALRFINSNLASGNLDGQNIRPGRAVAADVSGYYTKEYEKEDGSANNALSLGFAITNVGSRISYTRAADKKDYLPTNLGLGAAYTFGIDEYNKISLALDINKLLVPTPDTATGQYPDKDAVGAIFSSFGDASFKEELHELMYSAGAEYWYNDQFAVRAGYFSEHRTKGNRKYFTAGLGVKYDIFGLNFSYLVPSGTGIQKNPLSNTLRFTLTFDLSRDE from the coding sequence ATGTATCGAAGGATAATAACGGCTGTAGCATGTATTCTTTCCTTATCCCTTACCCAAAAAGCTTTTGCTCAGGATACACTTTCCACCGGCAGGCTCGACGGAAGAATGAATGCTATTAATACTGCCGTTCCCTTTCTCCGTATTTCCCCAGATGCCAGAAGCGGTGCGATGGGCGACGTTGGGATCGCCATTTCGCCGGATGCCAACTCCATTTTCTGGAACCTTTCAAAGGTGCCATTTGCTTCCAAAAACTCCGCAGTAGCCGTTACTTACACTCCCTGGCTGAAAGAGCTGGTGAACGACGTGTTCCTCGCTACGGTGAGCGGATATACAAAACTGGATGAGAATTCCGCCGTATCGGGTTCATTGCGTTATTTTTCACTGGGTACCATCGAGTTTACCGACTTTACCGGTGGCTCGCTCGGTAACTATCGCCCCCGCGAGTTCGCGATCGACGCAGGTTATGCGCGTCGTTTGAGTGAAAACTTCGGTATGGGCGTGGCTTTACGTTTCATTAACTCTAACCTGGCTTCCGGTAACCTCGACGGGCAGAATATTCGTCCGGGCCGCGCCGTTGCAGCCGACGTTTCGGGTTACTATACCAAAGAATACGAGAAAGAAGATGGTTCTGCCAACAACGCCCTCAGCCTGGGTTTTGCCATTACCAACGTAGGTAGCAGGATCTCCTACACCCGCGCCGCCGACAAAAAGGATTACCTGCCTACTAACCTCGGTTTGGGTGCTGCTTATACCTTCGGTATCGACGAATACAATAAGATCTCTCTTGCACTGGATATCAACAAACTGCTGGTACCTACACCAGATACCGCAACGGGTCAGTATCCTGATAAAGACGCAGTGGGCGCTATTTTCAGCTCCTTCGGCGACGCATCTTTCAAAGAAGAATTACATGAGCTGATGTACTCTGCCGGTGCGGAATACTGGTACAACGACCAGTTTGCGGTGAGGGCCGGTTATTTCAGCGAGCATAGAACGAAAGGTAACCGCAAGTACTTCACGGCCGGTTTAGGTGTGAAATACGACATCTTCGGGCTTAACTTCTCCTACCTGGTGCCTTCTGGTACAGGCATTCAGAAGAACCCACTGTCTAACACACTGCGCTTCACGCTTACTTTCGATCTTTCCCGCGACGAGTAG
- the porU gene encoding type IX secretion system sortase PorU: protein MAISRVPFLLILFLCTGIKAYAQRTYASHSVLADGSCYKLAVTGPGVYKIDISLLNSMGINTLNLSSASVRLFGYGGAMLPEDNASPRFDDIPENAIYIHDGGDGTINGNDYILFYTSGNEAWQPNAQHFQHQSHLYADTAYYFLKIGGTGKRVVLDNGQPAAGKTITTYDFRAYTENDKVNVLGSGQRWLDEEMNANASSRNYPFTVPAGGLTNVFIRASVAAKSVGSSRFNILMNQSQVQALYPDPISGNVFETQVTSVNSLLPVTGTANSATVGVQFVPAGGAQGWVDFIELHGRAKLAAPSEGQMLFRDRQSVAAGSTGLFKLAGVNAQVWDVTNALEPVQVNASFSADTLRFIRDCSVLREYVAFQAASLPAPRFIGAVGNQDLHGETAPGMVIITAPELQAQAQRLAAYHQQRDGLSSLVVTPATIYNEFASGRQDPSAIRDFLKMCYDKGPAPKYLLLFGDASYDYKNRVTGNTNLVPTWQSPASADQINSYASDDFFGLLDDNDDVNTWSPISLLDIAIGRLPAKTPAEAGVMVDKIIGYHSPQAFGAWRNRMTFVADDEDGNLHLEDAETVSNIIVQESPQFGVQKIYADAYPQASLAGGTRYPAVNDAINAGMFNGTLVWNYTGHGSFLRLGEEVLLDESMMDTWNNEHRLPLMITATCDFAPFDNPAYTSLGEKMILREKGGAIALMTTTRAVFAYSNLVMNANYIRLAFAPDVDGNMPSLGRAAMLAKNFTYSSFTDVVNNRKFQLLGDPALTLAFPGLKVRADSINGVPVGATDTLKALGKYTFSGSVTNVDGQLAAGYNGDLEVTIYDKPEQLVTRGNDPGSSVTPFMQEHNILFKGRASVVNGRFSHTFVVPADIDYKPGTGRISYYTYNKQQDGAGFYNSVTISGAASSANDQQGPSLKAWMNDFSFTNGGLTGENAVLLIHLSDENGINTTGRGIGHDIVAILDDSSRYFVLNDFYEATKDDYRQGTIRYPISGLTEGTHTLTIRAWDTHNNSGTIQIRFTVRNSKALAVEKVGNYPNPVREETKFFFSHNQQNVDLDIVVRIFSLQGQLVRTLKHTINSSGGRYDGIIWNRRADSGVRVPHGIYVYELLIDNRQGKSKKFGGKLILL from the coding sequence ATGGCGATATCCCGTGTTCCCTTCCTGCTCATTTTATTCCTTTGCACAGGCATCAAAGCTTATGCCCAAAGAACTTATGCTTCCCATTCCGTACTGGCCGACGGCAGCTGCTATAAACTGGCGGTTACCGGTCCGGGCGTGTACAAGATAGACATTTCCCTGCTTAATAGTATGGGAATTAATACTTTAAATCTTTCTTCCGCCTCCGTACGATTGTTTGGATACGGTGGCGCTATGCTGCCGGAAGATAATGCCAGCCCCCGTTTCGATGATATTCCTGAAAACGCGATCTACATACACGACGGAGGTGACGGTACTATTAACGGCAACGATTACATTTTATTTTATACGTCCGGCAATGAAGCATGGCAGCCTAACGCACAACATTTTCAGCATCAGTCACATCTGTATGCGGACACTGCCTATTATTTCCTGAAAATCGGCGGAACAGGTAAGCGGGTGGTGTTGGATAACGGTCAGCCGGCTGCCGGTAAAACGATTACCACTTACGACTTCCGTGCTTATACAGAAAACGATAAGGTGAATGTATTGGGTAGTGGGCAACGCTGGCTGGATGAGGAAATGAACGCCAATGCGTCCAGCCGTAATTACCCGTTTACAGTGCCTGCGGGTGGCCTTACCAATGTATTTATTCGTGCTTCCGTAGCAGCGAAAAGCGTGGGCAGCAGCCGTTTCAACATACTCATGAACCAATCGCAGGTGCAGGCCCTGTACCCCGACCCGATCAGCGGTAACGTATTCGAAACCCAGGTAACCTCGGTGAATAGCCTGCTGCCCGTAACCGGCACCGCCAATTCCGCCACTGTGGGCGTACAATTTGTTCCGGCAGGTGGTGCGCAGGGCTGGGTAGACTTTATAGAACTACATGGCCGCGCGAAGCTGGCCGCTCCTTCTGAAGGTCAAATGCTGTTCCGCGACCGGCAAAGCGTTGCCGCCGGCAGCACCGGGCTTTTTAAGCTGGCCGGTGTGAATGCACAGGTGTGGGACGTGACCAATGCCCTGGAGCCGGTGCAGGTAAATGCCAGCTTTTCGGCAGATACCTTGCGTTTTATCCGCGACTGCAGTGTGTTGCGCGAGTATGTTGCCTTCCAGGCGGCCAGTTTGCCCGCACCGCGGTTCATTGGTGCAGTCGGCAACCAGGACTTGCACGGGGAAACGGCGCCAGGTATGGTGATTATTACAGCGCCCGAATTACAGGCGCAGGCGCAACGACTGGCAGCTTACCACCAGCAACGCGATGGGTTAAGTAGTCTCGTCGTAACGCCCGCGACGATCTATAACGAGTTTGCTTCCGGCCGGCAGGACCCATCTGCCATCCGCGACTTCCTTAAGATGTGCTATGATAAAGGTCCGGCTCCGAAGTACCTGTTGTTGTTCGGCGATGCATCGTACGATTATAAAAACCGGGTAACGGGCAACACCAACCTGGTGCCTACCTGGCAAAGTCCCGCTTCGGCAGATCAGATCAATTCCTACGCTTCCGACGACTTCTTCGGCTTGTTGGATGATAACGACGACGTGAACACCTGGTCGCCCATCAGCCTGTTAGATATTGCCATCGGCCGCCTGCCCGCCAAAACACCCGCGGAGGCCGGCGTTATGGTAGATAAGATCATCGGTTACCATAGCCCCCAGGCCTTTGGCGCCTGGCGCAATCGCATGACCTTCGTGGCCGACGATGAGGATGGCAACCTGCACCTCGAAGATGCCGAAACCGTGAGCAATATTATCGTACAGGAAAGCCCCCAGTTCGGCGTGCAGAAGATTTATGCAGATGCCTATCCGCAGGCATCGCTGGCCGGCGGTACCCGCTATCCGGCCGTGAATGATGCCATCAACGCCGGTATGTTCAACGGTACGCTCGTTTGGAACTACACCGGCCATGGCAGCTTTTTACGTCTCGGTGAAGAAGTGCTGCTCGACGAAAGTATGATGGACACCTGGAACAACGAACACCGCCTGCCCCTGATGATCACCGCTACCTGCGACTTTGCGCCCTTCGATAATCCAGCTTATACTTCACTGGGCGAAAAGATGATCCTTCGCGAAAAGGGCGGTGCCATCGCATTGATGACCACTACCCGTGCCGTATTCGCTTATTCCAACCTGGTGATGAACGCCAACTATATCCGTTTGGCCTTTGCGCCGGACGTGGACGGGAACATGCCCAGCCTGGGACGGGCGGCCATGCTGGCGAAGAACTTTACCTACAGCAGTTTTACCGATGTAGTGAACAACCGTAAGTTCCAGCTGCTGGGCGATCCGGCGCTTACACTGGCTTTCCCCGGGTTGAAGGTGCGGGCAGATTCGATCAATGGCGTGCCCGTGGGCGCTACTGATACGTTAAAGGCGCTGGGCAAGTATACCTTCAGCGGGAGCGTAACCAATGTGGACGGTCAGCTGGCGGCGGGTTACAATGGCGACCTGGAAGTAACGATTTACGATAAGCCCGAGCAGTTGGTGACACGCGGCAACGACCCGGGCAGTAGTGTAACGCCCTTTATGCAGGAGCATAATATTTTATTTAAAGGCCGCGCAAGTGTGGTAAATGGAAGGTTTAGTCATACCTTTGTAGTGCCGGCAGACATTGATTATAAGCCTGGTACAGGAAGAATCAGCTACTATACTTATAACAAACAACAGGACGGAGCGGGTTTTTATAATAGTGTAACGATAAGTGGCGCCGCTTCATCAGCCAACGATCAGCAGGGCCCCTCGCTTAAAGCCTGGATGAACGATTTTAGCTTCACTAACGGAGGGCTCACCGGCGAAAACGCCGTACTGCTCATCCATCTTTCGGACGAAAACGGGATCAACACGACCGGCCGGGGTATTGGACATGACATTGTAGCCATATTGGACGACAGCAGCAGGTATTTCGTACTTAACGACTTTTACGAAGCCACGAAAGACGATTACCGGCAGGGCACTATTCGTTACCCTATCAGCGGGTTAACGGAAGGCACGCACACCTTAACCATCCGCGCCTGGGATACCCATAATAACTCAGGTACCATCCAGATCCGGTTCACGGTGCGGAACAGTAAGGCCCTGGCAGTGGAAAAGGTGGGGAACTATCCCAACCCGGTGAGAGAGGAAACAAAGTTCTTTTTTTCTCATAACCAACAAAATGTTGACCTTGATATAGTTGTACGGATTTTTAGTCTTCAGGGCCAGCTGGTACGCACCCTGAAGCATACAATAAATAGTTCCGGCGGCCGTTATGATGGCATTATTTGGAACAGAAGAGCCGACTCGGGAGTTAGAGTGCCCCATGGAATATATGTGTATGAGCTATTAATCGACAACAGACAGGGCAAATCAAAAAAGTTTGGCGGGAAGCTCATATTATTATAA